One part of the Vanessa tameamea isolate UH-Manoa-2023 chromosome 8, ilVanTame1 primary haplotype, whole genome shotgun sequence genome encodes these proteins:
- the LOC113400033 gene encoding pre-piRNA 3'-exonuclease trimmer-like produces the protein MEITKNNFSQELDNITKNLKQSCFVGFDAEFTAILSGECFNHRLFHTSKERYDLIKNEVSKMIMTQVGLTMFQYEREQDSYIAVGYTFHLCPQTFGDIDQSFIFQASTLRFLCKHKFNFNKFIYDGLPYLSKTEEKLIRQQINDKTLFINLINSINMDDERTLQQYCSEVSKWLMNGEEETLYFDIENPVMRYIVHNEIRLRFPDVLTTDSLGNSNKVLIYRDKNVEGANSAPITLLEENLMSNILGFSQIINLLAEHKKPIVGHNIFLDTVLLHSQFIGPLPKNYSVFKKNINNLFPVIFDTKYISHEMSRKLAFDETWKSNALQDLYEYFLDGKCKRLQTGMNIVKIKIPFDVKQSYHEAGWDSYCSGYCFIRLGHWAACEVSGKFRPVGPKEKLAALSPFCNKVNMIRGAVAYMNLVNNDPPSHRPDLLHVKSIKERVINVGKITSVLASFGSVDIKRYGSRTALVAASSRNVADKILKQFRNDRDYRIAPYSFVKHSPVGRVAVWSSAIITGSILLMFIHRQFNTKLL, from the exons ATGgagattacaaaaaataacttttctcAAGAATTAGACAACATAACCAAAAATTTGAAACAATCGTGTTTCGTGGGCTTCGATGCGGAATTCACAGCTATTTTATCGGGTGAATGTTTTAATCATAg ATTATTCCACACCAGCAAAGAAAGATATGATCTTATAAAAAATGAAGTGAGCAAAATGATAATGACTCAGGTCGGCTTAACAATGTTCCAGTATGAAAGAGAACAAGACAGCTATATAGCTGTTGGTTACACATTCCATTTGTGTCCGCAAACCTTCGGTGATATAGACCAGTCCTTTATATTCCAAGCATCCACGCTTCGATTTctttgtaaacacaaatttaatttcaacaag TTCATATATGATGGCCTTCCGTACTTGAGTAAAACTGAGGAGAAGCTTATACGGCAGCAGATAAATGATAAAACTctatttattaatctaattaatagtataaatatggaTGATGAAAGAACTCTACAGCAATACTGCTCTGAGGTGTCGAA ATGGCTGATGAATGGTGAAGAAGAAACCCTGTACTTTGACATTGAGAACCCTGTGATGCGTTATATTGTCCACAATGAAATAAGACTGAGATTTCCTGATGTACTTACGACTGATAGCTTAGGTAATAGCAATAAG gtCCTCATATACCGAGATAAGAATGTAGAAGGCGCAAACAGTGCACCAATAACATTACTGGAAGAAAACTTAATGAGCAACATATTAGGATTctcacagataattaatttactcgCAGAGCATAAAAAACCTATTGTGGGTCACAACATTTTCTTGGACACTGTGCTTTTACACAGTCAGTTTATAGGACCATTGCCAAAGAAttattctgtatttaaaaaaaatatcaataatcttTTCCCAGTGATATTCGATACAAAGTACATATCTCATGAAATGAGCAGAAAATTAGCATTCGATGAAACATGGAAATCAAATGCGCTCCAAga TTTGTATGAATACTTTTTAGATGGGAAGTGTAAGAGGTTACAAACTGGTATGaatatcgttaaaataaaaatcccaTTTGATGTGAAGCAAAGCTACCATGAAGCAGGATGGGACTCATATTGTTCAG GGTACTGCTTCATCCGTTTGGGTCACTGGGCGGCCTGTGAGGTCAGTGGAAAATTTAGACCCGTCGGACCAAAAGAAAAACTTGCTGCTCTGAGTCCTTTCTGCAATAAAGTTAATATGATTCGCGGAGCTGTTGCTTACATG aatctCGTGAACAACGATCCGCCGAGTCATCGCCCCGATTTACTTCACGTTAAATCAATTAAGGAACGAGTTATTAATGTCGGAAAG ATAACGTCTGTGCTCGCGAGTTTTGGATCTGTGGACATAAAACGTTATGGCAGTCGAACTGCGCTCGTCGCAGCCAGCTCGCGGAACGT AGCGGACAAGATATTGAAACAGTTTAGGAACGACCGTGACTACAGAATAGCGCCATATAGTTTTGTCAAACATTCTCCCGTCGGCCGCGTAGCTGTTTG